From the Maioricimonas rarisocia genome, one window contains:
- the dnaB gene encoding replicative DNA helicase: MSAARPASEVFDKVPPQDLEAERSVLGSVLLANDVLDDVISVIQSRHFYSDPHQKIFQAIHDMYEEGIRGIDAVTLGHELQKRGELEGVGGPAYLVQILETVPHAAHAEYYAKIVREKWLQRSLIDACTESLRDAYHGTDAIEEILTRSEKRIFSIAEQQEGIDRMGMRDILEDTFERIFERMDQEGAISGIPTGFNGLDDMTSGFQPSELLVLAARPSMGKTALVCNFALAVAKAKHGVLLFSLEQSRMELAERLLCIQAKVNGHKLRQGDLDEMDQHSLMEAANELRECPLFIDDTAGRTMSQIAAVGRRLKRSSGLNLIIIDYLQLIESDDKNMPREQQIATITRRLKFLAKELSAPVIALAQLNRGVEQREDKRPRLSDLRESGAIEQDADIVMFLHRPEAYDPEDRPGEADLIIAKNRSGPIGNVPLVWLREQLKFGDRSPVDVGDAMDF; encoded by the coding sequence ATGTCCGCTGCGCGACCTGCGTCGGAAGTCTTTGACAAGGTTCCCCCTCAGGACCTCGAAGCCGAACGGAGCGTCCTGGGCAGCGTGCTGCTCGCCAACGATGTGCTCGACGATGTGATCTCCGTGATCCAGTCACGGCACTTCTACAGCGACCCGCACCAGAAGATCTTCCAGGCCATCCACGACATGTACGAGGAGGGGATCCGCGGAATCGACGCGGTGACCCTCGGCCACGAACTCCAGAAACGTGGCGAGCTGGAAGGCGTCGGCGGACCGGCCTACCTGGTCCAGATCCTCGAAACCGTCCCGCACGCAGCTCACGCAGAGTACTACGCGAAAATCGTTCGCGAGAAGTGGCTGCAGCGAAGCCTGATCGACGCCTGCACCGAATCGCTCCGGGACGCGTACCACGGCACCGATGCGATCGAAGAGATCCTGACCCGCTCCGAGAAACGCATCTTCTCGATCGCCGAGCAGCAGGAGGGGATCGACCGCATGGGCATGCGGGACATCCTCGAAGACACCTTCGAACGCATCTTCGAGCGAATGGACCAGGAAGGGGCCATCAGCGGCATCCCGACCGGGTTCAACGGCCTGGACGACATGACCAGCGGCTTCCAGCCGTCCGAACTGCTGGTCCTCGCCGCCCGCCCCAGCATGGGCAAGACCGCGCTGGTCTGTAATTTTGCGCTCGCGGTCGCCAAGGCAAAGCACGGCGTCCTGCTGTTCAGCCTCGAACAGTCCCGCATGGAGCTGGCAGAACGACTGCTCTGCATCCAGGCCAAGGTCAACGGCCACAAGCTGCGCCAGGGTGACCTGGACGAGATGGACCAGCACAGCCTGATGGAAGCGGCCAACGAACTGCGGGAGTGCCCGCTGTTCATCGACGACACTGCCGGCCGCACCATGTCGCAGATCGCAGCCGTCGGACGCCGCCTGAAACGCAGCAGCGGCCTGAACCTGATCATCATCGACTACCTGCAGCTCATCGAGTCCGACGACAAGAACATGCCGCGCGAGCAGCAGATCGCCACCATCACCCGGCGACTGAAGTTCCTCGCCAAGGAGCTGAGCGCACCGGTAATCGCCCTGGCCCAGCTCAACCGAGGCGTCGAGCAGCGCGAAGACAAGCGACCGCGCCTCTCGGACCTTCGGGAATCCGGGGCCATCGAGCAGGACGCCGACATCGTGATGTTTCTGCACCGCCCCGAGGCGTACGACCCGGAAGACCGCCCCGGCGAAGCCGACCTGATTATCGCGAAGAATCGTAGCGGACCGATCGGCAACGTTCCGCTCGTCTGGCTTCGCGAACAGCTCAAATTCGGCGATCGCAGCCCGGTCGACGTGGGGGACGCCATGGACTTCTAG
- a CDS encoding DUF1553 domain-containing protein, producing MLHSHRCRVTALSLVAALALATGFSTVRADEPSPAPRDYAEIIRQDGPVAWWRFHQREPGEDHSQVILNDEAAEAGAILNAHTRGHIRFDAAGPRPGEYPDFTDANQAANLGNGRNYLVVKDPGDASAVDFDNGDALTMEAWIRWDEALRGSYPYIISKGRTHNPGTPANNQNYSLRLATQGGGPFISFFFCDAETPNKGGIGPEGHRWTSTTGVPGDGAWHHVAITYVFGDPESIRGYIDGKPVKGKWDMAGPTTKRPIVDNDELWIGSAMSGGSTFNGFIDEVALYRKALSAEQIAKHVRINIAESEYALGKIREEEVPDDAVRVELLEGVPVERSWNFRMRQPEHLMDIPAFALSDLPHKYNERGLIADRRVPWLLHMTSRIHFEPGEYELVYRSLDSARLYIDGEQQAETPWMKQSSSAHQALHKISEVPDGVLSIPVAHFEEKVRVSFDEPGDHVISLYRMIGSKRTGIRVGELVVGVRRLDENASDEAPTYTFLSPKQDIPFTDAAWLDLVEAERQQLRHLNQENRLAAAQGESEYWQRRHDWARENAPLAVEVPATEDVAAFNDVDRFINHRLQQEGAKPLPLIDDYGFLRRLALDTVGRIPTEQEIGTYFADSQEDRRSRAIDRYLSSPEWADHWVGYWQDVLAENPGLTKPMLNNTGPFRWFIHESFLDNKAFDRFVTELISMDGSRTMGGPAGFAIASQNDVPMAAKAHIVGTAFLGVEMKCARCHDAPYHDVKQEDLFNLAAMLNRAPLKVPGSSSLPAGQLENSVVQVTLAPGSTVKPDWPFAELSAKLPEIPDWIIRNPSDARERLAATLTLPQNPRFARVIANRLWQRYLGRALIEPVSDWEGASCSHPELLDFLARELVLNNYDLKALARLIFESHVYQRQVAPDATRESEEAAHFAGPVRRTLTGEQLADSLYLASGKGFGSEELTMDADGRLPHRTFLDMGAPQRAWEFVAVSNERDRPSMSLHVAQSIVDLMAAYGWRQQRQEPLTIREESIMPLQPMVLANGTAAQRALDLTDHSELTDLTLEDQPLEELIEKLYLRFLSRTPTSDERELFVELLAPGYEERIIAGPEAVPPRTIHRSPRAWSNHLHVDATTAALKRQAEVLAGDPPTKRLDPDWRTRFEDAAWALVNSPEFVFIP from the coding sequence ATGCTGCATAGCCATCGCTGCCGGGTCACGGCGCTGTCCCTCGTCGCGGCACTCGCTCTCGCAACCGGTTTCTCCACCGTACGGGCGGACGAACCTTCGCCGGCTCCACGTGACTACGCTGAAATCATCCGGCAGGACGGCCCGGTCGCCTGGTGGCGTTTTCATCAGCGGGAACCGGGAGAAGACCACTCTCAGGTCATTCTCAACGATGAGGCAGCCGAAGCGGGAGCGATCCTCAACGCTCACACCCGCGGACACATTCGCTTCGATGCTGCCGGCCCCCGGCCCGGCGAATACCCCGATTTCACCGACGCGAACCAGGCGGCCAACCTCGGCAACGGCAGGAACTACCTGGTCGTCAAGGATCCCGGTGATGCGAGTGCCGTCGACTTCGACAACGGCGATGCACTGACGATGGAGGCCTGGATCCGCTGGGACGAGGCCCTCCGCGGCTCGTACCCGTACATCATCTCCAAGGGGCGGACGCACAACCCCGGCACACCGGCCAACAACCAGAATTACTCACTCCGGCTCGCGACGCAGGGCGGGGGACCGTTCATCAGCTTCTTCTTCTGCGATGCCGAGACGCCCAATAAAGGGGGCATCGGCCCGGAAGGACACCGCTGGACCTCCACGACCGGCGTCCCCGGCGATGGCGCATGGCACCATGTGGCCATCACTTACGTCTTCGGCGACCCGGAGAGCATCCGTGGCTACATCGACGGCAAGCCGGTCAAAGGAAAGTGGGACATGGCCGGCCCGACGACCAAACGGCCGATCGTCGACAACGACGAGCTGTGGATTGGCTCGGCGATGAGCGGCGGCTCGACGTTCAATGGCTTCATCGACGAAGTGGCCCTCTACCGCAAGGCACTGTCTGCCGAGCAGATCGCCAAACACGTCCGCATCAACATTGCCGAGAGCGAATACGCCCTCGGCAAGATCCGCGAGGAGGAAGTTCCCGACGACGCCGTCCGCGTGGAACTGCTGGAAGGCGTCCCGGTCGAGCGGTCCTGGAACTTCCGGATGCGGCAGCCGGAACACCTGATGGACATCCCGGCGTTCGCCCTTTCCGACCTGCCACACAAGTACAACGAGCGGGGCCTGATCGCCGACCGCCGCGTCCCCTGGCTGCTTCACATGACCAGCCGCATTCACTTCGAGCCGGGCGAATACGAGCTGGTCTACCGCTCGCTCGACAGCGCCCGACTGTACATCGACGGCGAACAGCAGGCGGAAACGCCCTGGATGAAGCAGAGCAGCAGTGCCCATCAGGCATTGCACAAGATTTCGGAGGTTCCAGACGGCGTCCTCTCAATCCCCGTCGCCCATTTTGAAGAAAAAGTCCGGGTCTCCTTCGACGAGCCGGGCGACCACGTGATCTCGCTGTACCGCATGATCGGTTCCAAACGGACCGGCATTCGGGTTGGGGAACTGGTCGTCGGCGTCCGTCGCCTGGATGAGAACGCCTCGGACGAAGCCCCGACGTACACGTTCCTGAGTCCGAAACAGGACATCCCGTTCACGGATGCCGCCTGGCTCGATCTGGTCGAAGCAGAACGCCAGCAGCTCAGGCACCTGAATCAGGAGAATCGCCTCGCCGCCGCCCAGGGGGAATCGGAGTACTGGCAGCGACGCCACGACTGGGCTCGTGAGAACGCACCACTGGCCGTGGAAGTCCCTGCGACGGAAGATGTTGCAGCGTTCAACGACGTCGACCGGTTCATCAACCACCGGCTGCAGCAGGAGGGCGCCAAGCCTCTCCCGCTGATTGACGACTACGGCTTCCTCCGCCGCCTGGCGCTCGACACCGTCGGCCGCATTCCGACCGAACAGGAAATCGGGACCTACTTCGCCGACTCGCAGGAGGATCGCCGCTCGCGTGCGATCGACCGCTACCTCAGCAGTCCGGAGTGGGCCGATCACTGGGTCGGCTACTGGCAGGACGTCCTCGCCGAGAACCCCGGCCTCACCAAGCCGATGCTCAACAACACCGGCCCGTTCCGGTGGTTCATCCACGAGTCATTCCTCGACAACAAGGCGTTTGACCGGTTCGTGACCGAGCTGATCTCGATGGACGGCAGCCGCACCATGGGCGGCCCCGCCGGGTTTGCCATCGCCAGCCAGAATGACGTCCCGATGGCGGCCAAGGCCCATATCGTGGGGACGGCCTTCCTCGGCGTCGAAATGAAGTGTGCCCGCTGCCACGACGCTCCGTACCACGACGTCAAGCAGGAAGACCTGTTCAACCTGGCCGCCATGCTGAACCGGGCCCCCCTGAAGGTGCCCGGCAGCAGCAGCCTCCCGGCAGGTCAGCTCGAAAACTCGGTCGTCCAGGTGACGCTCGCCCCGGGCAGCACCGTCAAACCGGACTGGCCGTTCGCCGAACTCTCCGCCAAACTCCCGGAGATTCCCGACTGGATCATCCGCAATCCCTCCGACGCCCGCGAACGCCTGGCCGCCACGCTGACCCTGCCACAGAATCCCCGCTTCGCCCGCGTCATCGCCAACCGACTCTGGCAGCGGTACCTCGGCCGGGCACTCATCGAGCCGGTGAGCGACTGGGAAGGAGCGAGCTGCTCGCACCCCGAACTGCTTGACTTCCTCGCCCGCGAGCTGGTTCTCAACAACTACGACCTCAAAGCGCTGGCACGCCTGATCTTCGAGTCGCACGTCTACCAGCGGCAGGTGGCTCCGGACGCCACCCGTGAGAGTGAAGAAGCCGCGCACTTCGCCGGCCCCGTCCGCCGGACACTGACGGGAGAACAACTGGCCGATTCGCTCTATCTCGCTTCCGGCAAAGGATTTGGCAGCGAAGAACTGACGATGGACGCCGACGGCCGGCTGCCACACCGGACCTTCCTCGACATGGGGGCTCCGCAGCGGGCCTGGGAGTTCGTCGCCGTCAGCAACGAGCGGGACCGGCCCAGCATGTCGCTGCACGTCGCCCAGAGCATCGTCGACCTGATGGCGGCCTACGGCTGGCGCCAGCAGCGTCAGGAACCGCTGACGATCCGCGAAGAATCGATCATGCCGCTGCAGCCGATGGTGCTCGCCAACGGCACCGCCGCGCAGCGGGCCCTCGACCTGACCGACCACAGCGAGCTGACCGACCTGACACTCGAAGACCAGCCGCTCGAGGAGCTCATCGAGAAACTGTACCTGCGATTCCTCTCCCGGACGCCCACTTCGGACGAGCGGGAACTGTTCGTGGAACTGCTCGCGCCGGGGTACGAAGAACGGATCATTGCCGGTCCGGAGGCCGTCCCCCCCCGCACGATCCATCGCTCCCCCCGGGCCTGGTCGAACCACCTGCACGTCGATGCGACGACCGCCGCACTCAAGCGTCAGGCGGAAGTCCTGGCCGGCGACCCGCCGACGAAACGGCTCGATCCTGACTGGCGGACGCGGTTTGAGGATGCCGCCTGGGCCCTGGTGAATTCGCCCGAGTTCGTGTTCATTCCGTAG
- the infC gene encoding translation initiation factor IF-3 — MNRNRKAIEPAEASHRLNEQIRLSPIRLVDENGEMMGIVPTADALRMAQEAGLDLVEVAPNSRPPVCRILDYGKFKYEQKKKTQKSSKTHQMQVKEIRLRPKIGDHDIDFKMKRARDFLAGRDKVKLNVMFRGRENAHHDRGREILQGIIASLDDIAKVEKPPGMEGGRNMTAVLAPRA, encoded by the coding sequence ATGAACAGGAATCGGAAGGCAATCGAGCCAGCAGAAGCGTCTCACAGGCTCAATGAGCAGATCCGCCTCTCGCCCATTCGTCTGGTCGACGAAAACGGCGAAATGATGGGAATCGTCCCCACTGCCGATGCGCTCCGGATGGCGCAGGAAGCCGGCCTCGACCTCGTCGAGGTGGCCCCGAATTCGCGCCCGCCGGTCTGCCGGATCCTTGACTACGGCAAGTTCAAGTACGAGCAGAAAAAGAAGACGCAGAAGAGCAGTAAGACGCACCAGATGCAGGTCAAGGAGATTCGCCTGCGACCGAAAATCGGTGATCACGACATCGACTTCAAAATGAAGCGGGCCCGTGATTTCCTCGCCGGACGCGACAAGGTCAAACTCAACGTCATGTTTCGTGGCCGCGAGAATGCCCACCACGACCGCGGCCGCGAGATCCTGCAGGGCATCATCGCCTCTCTCGACGACATTGCCAAAGTCGAGAAGCCACCGGGAATGGAAGGCGGACGCAACATGACCGCCGTCCTCGCTCCCAGGGCCTGA
- a CDS encoding ankyrin repeat domain-containing protein: MADLHNVSRPPRPARWLMTALLGCLAVVIALGASMLVIYQRMQPRAENLWIAAIHWPEDIPKLLAGGADVNEQNREGNTPLHLAVRFNKPESVRLLLDAGADPNIADFQGETPLLSATFNAHRQVSTRIALMLIGASADPNVHSIHADHTPLHRASKHRNLVIARALLDAGADPDALKKYDETPLHVAGSADMVELLVAGGADIEARMHNGNTPLQLAVARGHYDVVESLLAAGASTESENQYGMKPIDQRQGDERMAALFSSATATTPE, encoded by the coding sequence ATGGCGGATCTGCACAACGTCTCGCGCCCCCCGCGACCTGCCCGATGGCTGATGACGGCTCTTCTGGGCTGCCTGGCCGTCGTCATCGCTCTCGGTGCGTCGATGCTGGTCATCTACCAGCGAATGCAGCCACGCGCCGAAAACCTGTGGATCGCGGCGATTCACTGGCCCGAAGACATCCCGAAACTGCTGGCAGGCGGTGCAGATGTCAACGAGCAGAACCGGGAGGGCAACACACCGCTGCACCTCGCGGTCCGCTTCAACAAGCCCGAGAGCGTCCGGCTGCTGCTGGATGCTGGTGCTGATCCCAACATCGCAGACTTTCAGGGCGAGACGCCGCTGCTGTCGGCGACGTTCAACGCGCACCGGCAGGTCTCGACGCGAATCGCCCTGATGCTGATCGGAGCCAGCGCAGATCCAAACGTGCATTCAATCCACGCGGACCACACGCCGCTGCACCGGGCATCGAAGCATCGGAACCTCGTCATCGCAAGAGCCCTGCTCGATGCAGGGGCCGACCCCGACGCACTGAAGAAGTACGATGAGACACCACTGCACGTTGCCGGCTCGGCTGACATGGTCGAGCTTCTCGTCGCCGGCGGCGCTGACATCGAAGCCCGCATGCACAACGGCAACACGCCTTTGCAGCTTGCCGTTGCCCGTGGACACTACGACGTCGTCGAATCCCTGCTTGCCGCAGGCGCCTCGACGGAGTCCGAGAACCAGTACGGCATGAAGCCGATCGACCAGCGCCAGGGTGACGAGCGGATGGCGGCCCTGTTCTCCTCCGCCACAGCGACGACTCCGGAATAA
- the rplI gene encoding 50S ribosomal protein L9: protein MVMRRKERLRSSERRGGVELLLTEDIPSLGNQGEIVRVKPGYARNFLLPQGLATIATEANKQMVEKHRERQEAVRQQRLDQIRKLANEVSKYSVTLEANATDEGHLYGSIVAADISKALKAANYTVEPDQIRLDGPLKELGMYTVKLQFDPDVAAEVKVWVVPAATVTS from the coding sequence ATGGTGATGAGACGTAAGGAACGGCTTCGCTCGAGTGAACGCCGCGGCGGAGTTGAGCTGCTGCTCACCGAAGACATCCCTTCCCTGGGCAACCAGGGGGAGATCGTCCGCGTCAAGCCGGGCTACGCCCGCAACTTCCTGCTCCCGCAGGGGCTGGCCACGATCGCCACCGAGGCCAACAAGCAGATGGTCGAAAAGCACCGCGAACGCCAGGAGGCGGTCCGGCAGCAGCGTCTCGACCAGATTCGCAAACTGGCCAACGAAGTCAGCAAGTACAGCGTCACGCTCGAAGCGAACGCCACCGACGAAGGCCACCTGTACGGCTCGATCGTCGCAGCCGACATCAGTAAGGCCCTCAAGGCGGCCAACTACACCGTCGAGCCCGACCAGATCCGACTGGACGGCCCGCTCAAGGAGCTGGGCATGTACACCGTCAAGCTGCAGTTTGACCCCGACGTGGCCGCTGAGGTCAAGGTCTGGGTCGTGCCTGCTGCGACGGTCACGTCCTGA
- the ssb gene encoding single-stranded DNA-binding protein, which produces MANYNKVILVGNLTRDPEVRYTPSGTAVAEVGLAVNRTWFDRQSNEKKEETTFVDVTLWGRQAEVAGEYLSRGRSVLIEGRLQLDTWEDRETGKKRSKLKVVGENMQMLGGRGEGGSGGGGGYRGGGGASRPQQSQPQSSADSFYDDGPSSGGDDVPF; this is translated from the coding sequence ATGGCAAATTACAACAAGGTGATTCTGGTCGGCAATCTCACGCGCGACCCGGAGGTGCGGTACACCCCCTCCGGAACCGCGGTCGCCGAAGTCGGTCTCGCCGTCAATCGGACCTGGTTCGACCGCCAGTCCAACGAGAAAAAAGAAGAAACGACCTTCGTCGACGTCACCCTCTGGGGACGCCAGGCCGAAGTCGCCGGCGAATACCTGTCGCGCGGCCGCTCGGTCCTCATCGAAGGCCGGCTGCAGCTGGATACGTGGGAAGACCGCGAAACCGGCAAGAAACGCTCCAAGCTGAAAGTGGTCGGCGAGAACATGCAGATGCTCGGCGGCCGCGGCGAAGGGGGCAGCGGAGGCGGTGGTGGTTACCGCGGAGGAGGAGGTGCCTCCCGTCCGCAGCAGTCCCAGCCACAATCATCGGCCGACTCGTTCTACGACGACGGCCCTTCATCCGGCGGCGACGACGTCCCGTTCTGA
- the pth gene encoding aminoacyl-tRNA hydrolase, translating to MKVVAGLGNPGRKYTNTRHNVGFEVLAALAGQWHADSTQQKFEAEVAEVTIDGERVLLLAPQTYMNLSGRSIRQALKFFKLPPEDLLVVCDDLNLPLGRLRLRRDGSSGGQKGLQDTINQLGTNGFARLRIGIDRPPGRMDAASYVLSRYSRAERETMDEAIDRASRAIATWVREGIDAAMNQANAAPAD from the coding sequence ATGAAGGTCGTGGCAGGACTCGGCAACCCGGGACGCAAGTACACGAACACGAGGCACAACGTCGGGTTCGAAGTGCTCGCGGCCCTCGCCGGCCAGTGGCACGCCGACTCCACGCAGCAGAAGTTCGAAGCCGAGGTCGCCGAAGTGACGATCGACGGCGAGCGGGTTCTGCTGCTGGCCCCCCAGACCTACATGAACCTGAGCGGACGCAGCATTCGCCAGGCGTTGAAGTTTTTCAAGCTGCCTCCGGAGGATCTGCTGGTCGTCTGCGACGACCTCAACCTCCCCCTGGGGCGACTGCGGTTACGCCGCGACGGGTCCTCCGGCGGCCAGAAGGGCCTCCAGGACACGATCAACCAGCTGGGCACCAATGGATTTGCCCGGCTGCGAATTGGCATCGATCGCCCGCCTGGACGCATGGACGCCGCCAGTTACGTGCTCAGCCGGTACTCCCGTGCCGAGCGCGAAACCATGGACGAGGCGATTGACCGGGCCAGCCGGGCCATCGCCACCTGGGTCAGGGAGGGCATCGACGCCGCCATGAACCAGGCCAACGCGGCACCGGCCGACTGA
- the rpsF gene encoding 30S ribosomal protein S6 → MFLLDSGRYATDPQGTEAAVREILDRCEAELVAMVPWQEGKLAYPIENQRKGLHLLTYFRMDGGQVDELARLCRLSETVLRHLLLQHPPKLFDAMVQAVTQHTEQQTEEAAPEPVAAEK, encoded by the coding sequence ATGTTCCTCCTTGACAGTGGTCGGTACGCGACCGATCCGCAGGGGACGGAAGCTGCGGTCCGAGAAATCCTCGATCGCTGTGAGGCCGAACTCGTCGCCATGGTCCCGTGGCAGGAAGGGAAGCTGGCCTACCCGATCGAGAACCAGCGGAAGGGTCTGCACCTGCTGACCTACTTCCGCATGGATGGCGGCCAGGTGGACGAACTGGCCCGGCTGTGCCGGCTCAGCGAAACGGTGCTCCGCCACCTCCTGCTGCAGCACCCGCCGAAGCTCTTCGACGCGATGGTGCAGGCCGTCACCCAGCATACCGAACAGCAGACCGAAGAGGCTGCTCCCGAGCCGGTCGCGGCCGAAAAGTGA
- a CDS encoding DUF1501 domain-containing protein, whose protein sequence is MTIHTPDVTHRREFLKSAVAGTAAASLLSAPRLAAASETETLLGKADHCIYIWLGGGAAQIDTWDPKRVSKDKKKDPGSYYPAIDTAVPGVQVCEHLKKSAAVMDRIAPVRTVHHDVIDEHAAAAYRLHTGRATSGTIVYPSIGSIISHLREPINELVPTYVLMGNPSPAREPGFLGAEHGYVYLTETTTGPKGLTRPARVPEQRSQRRLNLLKRLRDRYVREHENDPRIASYVTATEKGFRLAGPEFMNVFALDSEPSDLRNAYGDEFGQRCLLARRLIERGSRFVEVSFNLNFVNGTGWDTHNDGQFNQHLLIQSLDQAFATLITDLESKNLLDKTLLVISTEFGRPAGFDGGGGRGHHAEAFTVVLAGGGLKTGQAVGTTDELAQKIVDRPVSVPDLFATIFATLGIDHHEELYADARPVPVTDGGVPIRELFA, encoded by the coding sequence ATGACGATTCACACACCCGACGTGACCCATCGCCGCGAATTCCTCAAATCTGCCGTCGCCGGCACAGCCGCCGCGAGCCTGCTGTCGGCTCCCCGCCTGGCCGCGGCCTCCGAGACCGAAACACTGCTCGGCAAGGCGGATCACTGCATCTACATCTGGCTGGGCGGTGGGGCCGCCCAGATCGATACCTGGGACCCCAAACGGGTCTCCAAAGACAAGAAGAAGGATCCCGGCTCCTATTACCCGGCGATTGACACCGCCGTCCCCGGCGTGCAGGTCTGCGAGCACCTCAAGAAGTCAGCCGCCGTCATGGACCGCATCGCCCCGGTCCGCACGGTCCATCACGACGTCATCGACGAGCACGCCGCCGCCGCCTACCGGCTGCACACCGGCCGGGCCACCAGCGGCACCATCGTTTACCCCTCGATCGGATCGATCATCAGCCACCTCCGGGAGCCGATCAACGAACTGGTTCCCACCTACGTGCTGATGGGCAATCCCAGTCCAGCTCGCGAACCCGGCTTTCTTGGAGCCGAGCACGGCTACGTCTACCTCACCGAAACAACGACCGGCCCGAAAGGTCTCACCCGACCGGCCCGCGTGCCCGAACAGCGGTCTCAGCGTCGCCTGAACCTGCTCAAACGACTCCGTGACCGGTACGTCCGCGAACATGAGAACGATCCACGCATTGCCAGCTACGTGACGGCGACCGAGAAAGGCTTCCGCCTGGCCGGCCCCGAATTCATGAACGTCTTCGCACTCGACTCCGAGCCCTCGGACCTGCGGAACGCCTATGGCGACGAATTCGGGCAGCGGTGTCTGCTCGCCCGCCGCCTGATCGAGCGGGGCAGCCGCTTCGTCGAGGTGTCGTTCAACCTGAATTTCGTCAACGGCACCGGATGGGACACGCACAACGACGGCCAGTTCAACCAGCACCTGCTCATCCAGAGCCTCGACCAGGCGTTTGCGACGCTGATCACCGACCTCGAATCGAAGAATCTGCTGGACAAAACGCTCCTCGTCATCTCGACGGAGTTCGGCAGACCCGCAGGTTTTGACGGCGGGGGAGGGCGGGGCCACCATGCCGAGGCATTCACGGTGGTTCTGGCGGGCGGCGGCCTGAAGACCGGCCAGGCCGTCGGGACGACCGACGAACTGGCTCAGAAGATCGTCGATCGCCCGGTTTCGGTACCGGATCTGTTCGCCACAATCTTCGCGACGCTGGGGATCGACCACCACGAAGAGCTGTACGCTGACGCCCGGCCGGTCCCGGTCACCGACGGGGGCGTCCCGATTCGCGAGCTCTTCGCATAG
- a CDS encoding 50S ribosomal protein L25 codes for MAETIKISASSRTKTGTAECRRLRREGRVPANIYGHRQDPVAISLNEDDIRTLLTGGTKVLDLDVDGTIDKALVKEVQWDTYSTHVQHLDFMRVDPDERVEVEVPIHLRGNAPGVIAGGILEQQVHEIAVECMAVNVPDDIVIRIGSLEIGDTITAGDIKDVPEGVKLAVPDDTMILHIVEPSAEPVEEQEVGAEAGEPEVIGQKEDEGGEE; via the coding sequence ATGGCCGAAACGATCAAGATCAGTGCCAGTTCCCGCACCAAGACCGGGACCGCCGAGTGTCGGCGCCTGCGTCGCGAGGGCCGCGTTCCGGCAAACATCTACGGACACCGCCAGGATCCCGTCGCGATCAGCCTGAACGAGGACGACATCCGCACGCTGCTCACCGGCGGCACGAAGGTGCTCGACCTCGACGTGGACGGCACCATCGACAAGGCGCTCGTCAAGGAAGTGCAGTGGGACACGTACAGTACCCACGTGCAGCACCTTGACTTCATGCGGGTCGACCCCGACGAGCGCGTTGAAGTCGAAGTGCCGATTCACCTTCGTGGCAATGCCCCAGGCGTCATCGCCGGCGGCATTCTCGAGCAGCAGGTGCACGAGATCGCCGTCGAATGCATGGCGGTCAACGTGCCTGACGACATCGTCATTCGCATCGGCAGCCTCGAGATCGGCGACACGATCACCGCCGGCGACATCAAGGACGTCCCGGAAGGCGTCAAGCTGGCCGTCCCCGACGACACGATGATCCTGCACATCGTCGAGCCGTCCGCCGAGCCGGTCGAAGAGCAGGAAGTCGGTGCCGAAGCGGGCGAGCCGGAAGTGATTGGCCAGAAGGAAGACGAAGGCGGGGAAGAGTAG